One stretch of Caldinitratiruptor microaerophilus DNA includes these proteins:
- the ftsW gene encoding putative lipid II flippase FtsW codes for MIIERQRRDVDAGLVLAVGALLLLGIVMVFSASVARAAADLGDPFNYLKRQSLFAIGGLAVMWLVARVDYWHWARWSRIVLLVGIALLVVVLIPGVGMGRGDVRRWIGVGPLAFQPSEFMKFAIVVFMADYLARVGRLQSLRELLLPGAILGVVFVLIMLEPDLGTAISIAATVYVMLFAAGARPLHLGSLLAAGAAAATYYAFSADYRRARILNWLNPARDPLKESWQVLQGLYALGSGHLFGVGLGRSRQKYWYLPEPHTDYIFAIIGEELGFLGSLLVILLFLLFAWRGLRIAASAPDRFSCLLATGVTSMITLQAIINVAVVTASIPATGIPLPLLSYGGSALVVTLAGVGILLGVSRYTVR; via the coding sequence TTGATCATCGAAAGGCAGCGCCGGGATGTGGACGCCGGCCTCGTCCTCGCGGTGGGGGCGCTTCTCCTCCTCGGCATCGTGATGGTCTTCAGCGCCAGCGTGGCCCGCGCCGCCGCCGACCTGGGCGACCCGTTCAACTACCTGAAGCGACAGAGCCTCTTCGCCATCGGCGGCCTGGCGGTCATGTGGCTGGTGGCCCGGGTCGACTACTGGCACTGGGCCCGCTGGTCCCGGATCGTCCTGCTGGTGGGCATCGCCCTGCTGGTGGTGGTGCTCATCCCGGGCGTGGGCATGGGTCGCGGCGACGTGCGGCGCTGGATCGGCGTCGGGCCGCTGGCCTTCCAGCCCTCCGAGTTCATGAAGTTCGCCATCGTGGTCTTCATGGCCGACTACCTGGCGCGCGTCGGGCGGCTGCAGAGCCTGCGCGAGCTCTTGCTCCCCGGGGCGATCCTGGGGGTCGTGTTCGTCCTCATCATGCTCGAGCCCGACCTGGGCACGGCCATCTCGATCGCGGCGACCGTCTACGTCATGCTCTTCGCGGCCGGCGCTCGCCCCCTCCACCTGGGAAGCCTCCTCGCCGCCGGGGCGGCGGCCGCCACGTACTACGCCTTCAGCGCCGACTACCGCCGGGCGCGCATCCTCAACTGGCTCAACCCCGCGCGCGACCCCCTGAAGGAGAGCTGGCAGGTGCTGCAGGGCCTGTACGCCCTGGGCTCCGGGCACCTCTTCGGGGTCGGCCTCGGTCGCAGCCGGCAGAAGTACTGGTACCTGCCGGAACCCCACACGGACTACATCTTCGCGATCATCGGCGAGGAGCTGGGGTTTCTCGGCAGCCTCCTGGTCATCCTGCTGTTCCTGCTGTTCGCCTGGCGGGGCCTCCGGATCGCCGCCTCGGCCCCGGACCGGTTCTCCTGCCTGCTGGCCACGGGCGTCACGAGCATGATCACCCTTCAGGCGATCATCAACGTGGCCGTCGTGACCGCGTCGATCCCCGCGACCGGGATCCCCCTGCCCCTCCTCAGCTACGGGGGATCCGCCCTGGTGGTGACGCTCGCCGGGGTGGGGATCCTGCTCGGGGTTTCGCGATACACCGTCCGCTAG
- a CDS encoding UDP-N-acetylmuramoyl-tripeptide--D-alanyl-D-alanine ligase, which produces MIPPRGPVGGDPAAPGPAPASPRWTVGQIAGWVGGEVLRGDPGAPVAGFRHDSRQVQPGDCFVALPGARTDGHLHVPAAAAAGAACALVARDVPGVPPGMALIRVPDPLLALGSAAARHRQQFPVRVAAVTGSVGKTTTKDLVWAVLSRRYRTLRNPGNLNSEVGLPLAILNGLGPEHGAAVLEMAMRGPGQIAYLASIARPEVGVVTCVAPVHLELLGTIENIARAKAELVQALPADGVAILNGDDPRVAAMAAAHPRRVVYYGKVARGTEFVALEGAEPAPPPPGGLGAQRLRVRSHAGQAQVYLPVPGEHVALDALAALAAGLVMGLSLEEAAEGLSTVDPGEFRMRLVETGGVRILDDTYNASPASVKAALAVLARSGQGRRTAILGDMFELGALAAAAHREVGQAAAAAADVLVAVGELARGYAEGAREAGLAEVHHFVDRQAALAALAGLVQPGDTVLVKGSRGMRMEEFVERLRLLFGGPGPGGSAA; this is translated from the coding sequence GTGATCCCCCCGAGAGGGCCCGTGGGCGGCGACCCGGCGGCACCCGGGCCCGCCCCGGCGAGCCCCCGGTGGACGGTGGGGCAGATCGCCGGGTGGGTCGGAGGCGAGGTGCTGCGGGGCGACCCCGGCGCGCCGGTAGCCGGCTTCCGGCATGACAGCCGCCAGGTGCAGCCGGGCGACTGCTTCGTGGCCCTGCCGGGGGCGCGCACCGACGGCCATCTCCACGTTCCCGCCGCCGCGGCGGCCGGCGCCGCCTGCGCCCTGGTGGCGCGGGACGTGCCTGGGGTGCCGCCGGGGATGGCCCTCATCCGCGTGCCGGACCCGCTCCTCGCGCTCGGGTCCGCGGCGGCCCGGCACCGCCAGCAGTTCCCGGTCCGCGTGGCGGCCGTGACGGGCAGCGTGGGCAAGACCACGACGAAGGATCTCGTGTGGGCCGTCCTCTCCCGCCGCTACCGGACTCTCCGCAACCCGGGCAACCTCAACTCGGAGGTGGGGCTGCCGCTGGCGATCCTGAACGGGCTGGGCCCCGAGCACGGGGCGGCCGTGCTGGAGATGGCCATGCGGGGCCCCGGCCAGATCGCCTACCTGGCCAGCATTGCCCGCCCGGAGGTGGGCGTGGTCACCTGCGTGGCGCCGGTGCACCTCGAGCTGCTGGGGACCATCGAGAACATCGCCCGGGCGAAGGCCGAGCTGGTCCAGGCCCTCCCCGCGGACGGGGTGGCCATCCTGAACGGGGACGACCCCCGGGTGGCGGCGATGGCCGCGGCCCACCCGCGACGGGTGGTGTACTACGGCAAGGTCGCCCGGGGCACGGAGTTCGTCGCCCTGGAGGGGGCGGAACCCGCGCCGCCCCCGCCCGGCGGGTTGGGCGCGCAGCGGCTCCGGGTGCGCTCCCACGCCGGGCAGGCCCAGGTCTACCTCCCCGTGCCCGGCGAGCACGTGGCCCTCGACGCCCTGGCGGCGCTGGCGGCCGGCCTCGTGATGGGCCTCAGCCTGGAAGAGGCGGCGGAGGGCCTTTCCACCGTCGACCCGGGCGAGTTCCGCATGCGGCTCGTCGAGACCGGTGGCGTCCGGATCCTCGACGACACGTACAACGCATCCCCGGCGTCGGTGAAGGCCGCCCTGGCGGTGCTCGCCCGGTCCGGGCAGGGCCGCCGGACGGCCATCCTGGGCGACATGTTCGAGCTCGGCGCCCTGGCCGCCGCGGCTCACCGGGAGGTGGGGCAGGCGGCGGCGGCCGCCGCCGACGTGCTCGTGGCGGTGGGCGAGCTCGCCCGGGGATATGCCGAAGGGGCCCGGGAGGCAGGGCTCGCCGAGGTGCACCACTTCGTTGACCGGCAGGCGGCCCTGGCGGCCCTGGCCGGCCTGGTGCAACCGGGCGACACCGTGCTGGTGAAGGGCTCGAGGGGGATGCGCATGGAGGAGTTCGTGGAGCGCCTGCGGCTCCTGTTCGGGGGGCCCGGGCCGGGGGGGTCGGCGGCATGA
- a CDS encoding UDP-N-acetylmuramoyl-L-alanyl-D-glutamate--2,6-diaminopimelate ligase encodes MKVGDVADLGRLVQGDPAREVTGVTADSRQVTPGAAFVAIRGLRADGHDFVGEAAARGAALVVVERAVPAPAGVAVLEVPSSRRALAAIAARFHGHPSRRLRVIGVTGTNGKTTTTHLIRAILKAAGHPTGLIGTVRNWVVDEALPVVHTTPEAPELQALLARMVDAGAHHAVMEVSSHALALHRTDELEFDIGVFTNLTQDHLDFHGDMDAYREAKGILFRRLGEGVKPGPKAAVLGADDPASAYYRSLCRVPVLTYGVRERADVRAEDIRIEPEGAAYTLVTPGGSARLHLQFTGLFNVYNSLAAAATAVVEGIPLDVIQGALEATGGVDGRMEAVRAGQPFGVFVDYAHTPDGLENVLRAVRAFARGRVIVVFGAGGDRDPTKRAPMGRIAARLADYAVITSDNPRTEDPESIVRQVEQGFLEVAPAGDRHEVRVDRTEAIARAVEIARPGDVVVIAGKGHETYQIVGDRRIPFDDREVARRAIQARLAGRSA; translated from the coding sequence GTGAAAGTAGGGGACGTTGCGGATCTCGGCAGGCTCGTGCAGGGCGACCCCGCACGGGAGGTCACGGGCGTGACCGCCGACTCGCGGCAGGTGACGCCGGGGGCGGCCTTCGTCGCCATCCGCGGTCTGCGGGCCGACGGTCACGACTTCGTGGGCGAGGCGGCGGCCCGCGGCGCCGCGCTCGTGGTGGTCGAGCGGGCGGTCCCGGCGCCCGCGGGGGTGGCCGTGCTCGAGGTGCCGTCGAGCCGGCGGGCGCTGGCGGCGATCGCCGCCCGGTTCCACGGGCACCCCTCCCGCCGCCTGCGGGTCATCGGCGTGACGGGGACGAACGGCAAGACCACCACCACGCACCTGATCCGGGCCATCCTGAAGGCGGCCGGCCACCCGACCGGCCTGATCGGCACCGTGCGGAACTGGGTGGTGGACGAGGCGCTGCCGGTGGTGCACACCACGCCCGAGGCGCCGGAACTGCAGGCGCTTCTGGCCCGGATGGTGGACGCCGGGGCGCACCATGCGGTGATGGAGGTCTCCTCCCACGCCCTGGCGCTGCACCGCACGGACGAGCTCGAGTTCGACATCGGCGTCTTCACCAACCTCACCCAGGACCACCTGGACTTCCACGGCGACATGGACGCCTACCGGGAGGCCAAGGGGATCCTGTTCCGCCGCCTGGGCGAGGGCGTCAAGCCCGGCCCGAAGGCGGCCGTCCTGGGTGCCGACGACCCGGCCTCGGCGTATTACCGCTCCCTGTGCCGGGTGCCGGTGCTGACCTACGGCGTGCGCGAGCGGGCGGACGTCCGGGCCGAGGACATCCGGATCGAGCCGGAGGGCGCCGCCTACACCCTCGTGACGCCGGGCGGGAGCGCCCGCCTGCACCTGCAGTTCACGGGGCTCTTCAACGTGTACAACTCCCTCGCCGCCGCGGCCACCGCCGTGGTCGAGGGCATCCCGCTCGACGTGATCCAGGGGGCCCTCGAGGCGACCGGCGGCGTCGACGGCCGCATGGAGGCGGTGCGTGCCGGCCAGCCCTTCGGCGTGTTCGTGGACTACGCCCACACGCCGGATGGGCTCGAGAACGTCCTCCGGGCCGTGCGCGCGTTCGCGCGCGGCCGCGTCATCGTGGTGTTCGGGGCGGGCGGGGACCGCGACCCCACCAAGCGGGCCCCCATGGGGCGCATCGCCGCGCGGCTGGCCGACTACGCCGTGATCACCTCCGACAATCCGCGCACGGAGGATCCGGAGTCCATCGTCCGCCAGGTCGAGCAGGGCTTCCTGGAGGTGGCCCCGGCGGGCGACCGGCACGAGGTGCGGGTCGACCGCACCGAGGCCATCGCCCGGGCGGTGGAGATCGCCCGGCCCGGCGACGTGGTCGTCATCGCGGGGAAGGGACACGAGACGTACCAGATCGTCGGCGACCGGCGGATCCCCTTCGACGACCGGGAGGTAGCCCGCCGGGCGATCCAGGCGCGCCTGGCCGGGCGTTCGGCGTGA
- the mraY gene encoding phospho-N-acetylmuramoyl-pentapeptide-transferase, protein MTLSTRLLVALAGTYLLALLTGQVLIPLLRRRKAGQVVRAEGPRTHLAKAGTPVMGGLIFAIPAVLFTLALAPREPRHLAPVLIALAVAVGHGLIGLADDYLKVVLRRPLGLKAREKLVGQVLLAAGLAWAAADLLGLGTDVRVPFTGTTLPLGNWYYLLIVLVVVGTGNAVNLTDGADGLLAGSAVAVFGFYTVVALLRGQGGLAILSAAVAAGSLAFLYYNRHPARVFMGDVGSLFLGGALAALAVLTRTELLLPVAGVLYVVETLSVILQVASFRLTGKRILRMSPLHHHFELVGWPEPAVVRRLWLASVVGVALAWIGLGAML, encoded by the coding sequence ATGACCCTCTCCACCCGCCTCCTGGTGGCGCTCGCCGGCACCTATCTCCTGGCGCTCCTCACGGGACAGGTCCTCATCCCGCTTCTCCGGCGGCGCAAGGCGGGGCAGGTCGTGCGGGCGGAGGGGCCCCGGACCCACCTGGCGAAGGCCGGGACCCCGGTCATGGGCGGACTCATCTTCGCGATCCCCGCCGTCCTGTTCACCCTTGCCCTGGCGCCCCGGGAGCCGCGCCACCTGGCCCCTGTCCTGATCGCGCTGGCCGTGGCGGTGGGGCACGGGCTCATCGGCCTGGCCGACGACTACCTGAAGGTGGTCCTGCGCCGGCCCCTGGGCCTGAAGGCCCGGGAGAAGCTCGTGGGCCAGGTGCTGCTGGCCGCCGGCCTTGCCTGGGCGGCCGCGGACCTCCTGGGCCTCGGCACGGACGTGCGGGTGCCCTTCACGGGGACCACCCTTCCCCTGGGGAACTGGTACTACCTCCTGATCGTGCTGGTGGTGGTGGGCACCGGCAACGCGGTGAACCTGACCGACGGGGCCGACGGCCTGCTCGCCGGGAGCGCCGTGGCCGTCTTCGGGTTCTACACCGTCGTGGCCCTGCTCCGCGGCCAGGGGGGCCTGGCCATCCTCTCGGCCGCCGTGGCCGCCGGGAGCCTGGCCTTCCTCTATTACAACCGCCACCCGGCCAGGGTGTTCATGGGGGACGTCGGCTCCCTGTTCCTGGGCGGCGCCCTGGCTGCCCTGGCAGTCCTGACCCGGACGGAGCTCCTCCTGCCGGTGGCCGGCGTCCTGTACGTCGTGGAGACCCTCTCCGTGATCCTGCAGGTCGCCTCATTCCGCCTCACCGGCAAGCGTATCCTCCGGATGAGCCCCCTGCACCACCACTTCGAGCTCGTGGGCTGGCCCGAGCCGGCGGTGGTCCGGCGGCTCTGGCTCGCCTCGGTGGTGGGGGTGGCCCTCGCCTGGATCGGGCTGGGAGCCATGCTGTGA